The Nymphaea colorata isolate Beijing-Zhang1983 chromosome 7, ASM883128v2, whole genome shotgun sequence DNA window GTCCAGAAAGTCCTACTTTTGAACTAAGTCCAGAAAGTCCTACTTTTGGACTGTCAAAACTTTCTAATGTATCTCCAAATCGAATGTCGAATCTCAGAAGATCCATAGTGGTATACAAGAAGCGAATTTGAATGCCCATGCAAAAGAGTACATGCGCTGAAGGCCAATGAGTCCTCATACTAGTTAGTAGTTACAGAtgcccattgactcggtccgaTTCTCTTTTGTCCATCCTTGAGGCGCTGTCGGTTACCCATGCTTTCATGCACGCTTTTAAATTGATTCAATCATCAATTCGTCAGAAATAACTTGCTTCATGGACTTCCCTTCGTGGCCTAAAAAGGGACACCTTTGTCTCTTCAACCTTGCCTTATATGGACAATTAATATGCAGACTAAGCTTTGATGTTCATGATCTTCATTAAATTATCTTCCCAAATAATTTGATCCCTTTGCTTAAGATGTCATTTACAACCTACTTGACTTGCAGCTCAACATAACATAACAGATGTTAGGTTCATCAAATATAGCACCACTGAGTCAGCACGACCATTTAGCACATGACTCCAGTAAAGCCTCTTCCAAATATGCTATTTCCTTTTCTAACTACGACACTGGGATTTTAGTAATCCGAACTGGCTGATCATAGACTACAGCATCTGTAAATCATTATGACCACCCAACAGACCATATTGGCCTTCTACGGAACTACATACAATAAAAGCAGCAAGGGTAATTAAAATAGAATAGCGTTGAAGTTCACCTAGGATAAGTACTAGCTCATTCCCTTCATACGCAGATGGCAGATGGAGAGAGCTTTCCATGGAAAGATGCACAACACCAGTGGcacccgaaaaaaaaaaacattcagagaacaaataaaaaattagactCAATAAAATAAGCAAATACATATAAATCTGAAACATAAAATACTAAGATAAAATAGAATAACCAATTTATAAGTAAATTATCTAGCACTTGATCACACGAAAGATGAAGCCCTTTTTTTGAGGTTTCCCGAATATATAGCAATTGGCTGGGAGCTTTTGTTAGATGAAACAGCATATGATTCAACGATGGCTGTGGTCTGTTGAGATGTAACGCCGACCGCAGACGCAGAACAGCAATATTGTCAGCTAGGCGGCGAGAAAAGGCGATTTCTGAAGAAAATATAGCAAAAGAGCTAACCCAGAAACCAAGGAGATACATGGGAGGAAAAATAAGTTACATCCAATCACAAAGCACTACTTGTCAGCAGAAGACTTATCCGGAATGTCGACAGAAAAAGGGCACCCGATATGGGCAACGTCACATCAAAGGACCAGAGATTCAAGAAATAACAAAGATGACACGCAGTGCGAGGAGGTTCAAAGGTCAGCACAATAAAACCTCGCTCAGAAGCTTGCGATCAAGTATCTCGAACCCATTCTCCGTTCCACTGGGTGGCTTCTTTGAAGAGGACGGCAGAATGGACGTCTGTGAAGACCGAACCTGAGCGAAAGCACTATTCTCAACGCGGAAATTTCCAACGAAACCAAGCAATTCTTTTAAGCCTTCTTTATACACGAGATGACGTGGACAGGATGATAACAGCACAAGCAGGCCGAGCTGGAAGAATTCAATGGGctcaaaaaaatattcaaacagagaaaaaaacGTGTGGATAGGAGTGGAAAATGAAATCGTTTCTCGAGCAACTCGTCTCATTGATAACATCACGTGATAAAGAAGCCCAAGAAACGGGAGAGCTTCCCCAAGACGACGCCACTGAATAGGAAAGAAAGTTAATCAAGACAGCGGCGAAAGGAGCAGAAGCCACGcgaggaaagaaaagaaaagaaaataaaagaaaagaaaataaaataaaagaacgCGATCCTAATGGCACCGGGCCGAGACGTTCACCAAATCGACGGcatcaaagaagaaagaaacagaaagagctCTCCGAAAAGGTCTTCCGACCgaactgaaaaggaaaagaatgaaaaaaagggtCAATCCACCGGCCGAAACAACGATCGAAGGCAAAATTCCGCGACAAATGTCAACAACTCAGGGAAGTATGACACACGGAGCAAGCAACAGAAGAAGAACCCCCACGAAATGTCGCCAGAAGCCAAACAAAGGGTCAATCCACAGGTTAAAACGACAATCGAAGGCAAAATTCCCCGAGAAATGTCAACAACGCAGGAGGTACAACACACGGAGCAATCAACGGCAGAAGAACTCCACGAAATGTTGCCAGAAGCCAAATGAATCACACCGGAAACCTTCCATAAACCCTGCTGCTCGCTTTTAACCACAAATATCGCATCAAGAACCCCCAAAAGAGGGACGAAATCAACAAAACGCAAACCTCCCGCTCCCTAAACCAGCGGGAAGGGAGCCCTAGCCAAACGGACAACGACAAAAAAAAGACAAGCACAGCGACGTACCTGGGATTGCTGGAGAACTCGTAAAGCTTGCCCTTGGAGCTGAAGATGATGAGCGCGACCTCCACCCCGCAAAGCACCGAGATCTCGTACGCCTTCTTCATCAACCCGTTCCGCCGCTTGGAGAAGGTTACATGCCTGCTCGCCCTGTTCTCGATCCTCTTCAACTCCACTCTCCTTCGTGCCATTTCCTTCCCAAAatttcctccctttctctctcgctctcccccgCGGATGACAACCAGGCAAGGTCGCAGACTGAAAAAGACCGCCGCGAATAGATAGGGGGGAGGGACAGGCTCGGCCTTTATATAGGCGAGTGAAGCTCACGCCCTCCCAACGTCCTCCTAGTCCCCCACGAGCCTGAGGCGATCGCTGGTACGGCCGGTGGGGTCGGCCGGCCCCACCCGGTTTTCTGCAGCGGCAGCGGAAGCGCCGATCGCAGGCGAGGTGGGCGCGCCGCCGTGGCCGCTCGCCACTGGCTGGCGCTGCGCCTCGCCGAGGCACGTTCCAGCTCCTTCACAACTCTCAACGAAGGGACCCTCGTGGCCCGGGAGCTCACCGGCGTGGCCAACTACCGGCCACACCCAGTGTCGGTCTCACACCATACAGGATCCGGATCAGCCCCACCGCAATCGTATAAATTCCAATTTAACTGAACTCCAAATTGTTTTTTCAGAAATCAGTTTCCAAATCGAATCGAACTTCAGTTTCCATCCACTTTGAAGCCACGGACATTTGCAGCtgtaatttctttttgtttttctaaaagttttGCTCATAATTATTTCTTCGTTTTTTTCATAACCCCTGGCCTCAAAAATAGGGACTAAAGGGACTTGGCCATCGTCTACCATCAACCTTTATTTTCAGTTACTTTTAGAAACAAGGAAGATTCCTTTATGTTTATAGGAGATTCGAATACTTCAACGTACTAAGTTGGCCGGATTATAAGCTGGTAAAAATCTGAATTGTAAATAGTAGGTACACTATACTCTAATTAATCACACAAAATCCTGACATTAATCAAAGATAGGTCCAAAATTATACTCATACGCTGTTAACAGCGTTTACGTAAAACTATCAATATCAAGTATAAACGGTGGGCCGACTCATATACAAGGCATCATCTTCATACAGTGACCTTCGATTATACTGCATGCATACTTAACTTTTAGCCGTTTCCACAAATCCAACCACATAACTGGCTGCATaatattgaaaacaaagaacattTAAAATCTTACATGCATATTGAATCTTACAAGGGTCGTGAGATCAATGGCCTTAAACATGAAGTTCACCTAAATATTGATTATAAGGAGGTGTAGTTGAATTGGCAGAACAGTGGAAGGTTCatcattaatttgattttttttgtcagtGTTGCTCATTAAACTTTTAGAGAAATCATAAATGCAACGCTCAGTTCTTTCTATGAACAGTGGCGTCTCGAGGTATCCCCTCCCTGATTCTTGGTACTTATATAAATACGAACACGCGAAGGCGTGGGGTTACTTCGCTGTCACGCGTTACGTATTTCGGTTACGTCAGTGGCTTCAGTTGCGCTCTGTAGAACCGTAGATCGAATGGCGGTTCCTCGCCAAGTGAAACTGTGATCGTGGCGGCGTTTGCACGTCCGCACCGCCACCGACTTGATCTGCGgttacattatttttttatttttcccgGTTCTCTCACGTCGCGGGGCCGAGGGAAGCAGGTTTTACGAAAGCCGAGGCGTTCTGGACGACCTTATCCGGACGTCTTATCCAGTCGCCATCAGCGGGCGGGGGGCGCGTGAATCGAGTCGCTCGCGCCCACAGGCTGGGGCGGACGTCCTCGTATGAATCTccttttgaaatttctttttcatgtggCCCCCTACTTTCACCTGTAATTTAGAAGAGCgcaccctttttttttgtttattttttttatgacgCCGACTTCTCgctatttaaatttaataatattgaTCGTCACGGTGTCTCGACGCGTGGTCGATTGATTTTACGCTCCCTGGGTAACCAACCACATgggcaaaaaaaatttccaaaattacaaaaaggtaCGTCAGTTAAAATAGCAGTTGTGATGGTATCATGGGGGAAGGAAGTCGTTGACCCACATGACAATAATCATAAATGGTAGGTATGTTTTTTGAATTGTGGAAAAAAGCGACCCCATAAATGTAATTTCTTTGTCGCAAGTTATTTTATTCAACTTTTATTTCATGTCCAATTCATATACACCTAACAAAACTTAGGAGAATATTCTCAAGCAGCGTCATTAGTATCAGCCTTGTTGCACTTTATCAACCTATCAACCAAGCTAGAAAGGCCCTCGAAATGACACTTATGATCTCCATACAGGCCAATATGGTAATGCGATACCTTTTTGCtctataattattttttaattatgtaGACTCCAACCTACGTCAAGGTGAGGTTTGATTTCGTCCATTCACCAAGGGTAGTGGACCTGAGGACAAGGACAGGCGGGGCAGGCACAtttttgtccccaaattttggaATCCCAAACACAAAGGCTGAGCTATATGAGTGGGGTGGGCAAAGGGACCTGAAATTCGATGCCTTTAGTCAAATTTAGTAAAAGAAATGCCTTGAATCTAACTGTAACTAAGTTTACGATCAAAAGCCTTCAATATCTGATAAGACAAAGACATGGGCAGGTACATGTTTGTCCCCAGGCTAACGAGTCCCAGACACAAGAGATATGTTTTTGGACTTGTGGGAAAAAGCGACCCCATAAATGTAGTTTCTCTGTCATCAGTTATTTTATTCAGATTTTATTTCATGTCCAATTCATATACACCTAAGAAAACTTAGGAGAATATTCTCAAGCAGCGTGTCATTAGTATCAGCCTCGTTGCACTTTATCAACGTAGCTAGAAAGGCTCTCGAATGACACATATGATCTCACGGACCAATATGTTAAAGCgagaatatttaaaaatgtacCTTTTGCTCTATAGTTATTTGTTAATAATGTAGGCTCCAAGCTACATGAAATTGAGGCTTGATTTCGTCCATTCACCAGCCATAGCCAAGGGTAGTGGTGGACCTGAGGACAAGGACAGGCAGGGGAAGGTACGTTTTTGTCCCCAAACTTTAGAGTCCGGAACACAAAGGCTGAGCTATGTGAGTGGGATGGGCATTGGGACCTGAAATTCGATGCCTTTAGTCAAATTTAGTAAAGAAAAATGCTTCGAATCTAACTGTAACTAAGTATACGATCAAATGCGTTCAATGTTTGATAAGACAACGATAGGGGATAGGTGCACGTAGGGGcgaagttagaaattttttatgagatgacctgaattaaagtttttttattttgataagagcttaaatatcattttttaaaattttcatacaggataagtgaaattttttaaaatttacatgtaatttttttttttttaaggtagGGTCAGGGCTCATGCAGGCCCTCTTTGGCTCCTTCCTTGGATACATGTTTGTCTCCAGGCTAAGGAGTCCGGGACACAAGAGATATGGCATCTCAATGGGTTCCTAAGATGGAAGTGTTGACCTCAAAGTGAATGCATTTAGTCGAACCCAGTAAAGGAACATGAGTTGGAATTTATTTCTAACTAAGTACATGGTTCAAGCGCCgacaaaatttgaatctaaatttgagATCCAATAAGTCAAACACAGGCAACATGTTTGTACCCATGCTTAGGAGTCCCAGACAAGAGGTGCATGAAATGTCCATGGGTTT harbors:
- the LOC116257985 gene encoding MADS-box protein J2-like isoform X1 encodes the protein MARRRVELKRIENRASRHVTFSKRRNGLMKKAYEISVLCGVEVALIIFSSKGKLYEFSSNPSMTNTLDRYQQHVNHAKDLISSEEVKRRAEPEVPHLPQSAQKEPLDNFLSLGLPPSASP
- the LOC116257985 gene encoding agamous-like MADS-box protein AGL9 homolog isoform X2, producing the protein MARRRVELKRIENRASRHVTFSKRRNGLMKKAYEISVLCGVEVALIIFSSKGKLYEFSSNPSMTNTLDRYQQHVNHAKDLISSEEVRRAEPEVPHLPQSAQKEPLDNFLSLGLPPSASP